CACAGACCAAAAAATCAAAACTGCACTGAGGAAAGTGGAGCGTTTGACGGGTTCAGATTCTCTGGGAAGGTGAAGTTAGGAGGCAGTGATGGTTGCAACACAACATGAATCTGTTTAATGCTAAAGTATTATATACTTAGAAACAGTTAAAATGCTAAGTTTTATACGTAttccataacaaaacaaaacaaaaaaggggccACAGGCACACTACCCTGAACCCTTGAGATCTGATCTGAGAAGCTAAGCAGGGCCAGGCcaggttagtacttggatggaaAATACCAGGTGGTGTAggatttaagtgtgtgtgtgtgtgtgtgtgtgtgtgtgtaaacatatatatgtataatggaCTGaaggtgtggttcagtggtagagatATTGACTAACACTCAGGAGAGGCCATGGATCCAACCTTCGGCACTGCAGACATGCACATGAAgtgccaaaaagaaaaagcaaacttcaCCTACGCGGACTGATAGCTCCCAATTCATTCTCTGAAAAACTAATCTTGCAGGTAGGAAAGGCCCTAAACAGAAACGTTGCACTGTGGGTTTTAAAGGTCAGTCTCAACCTCCAAGTGCAAAGAGACACACGCCCTTACCCTCTGATAATCCTGCTCTTTCTGGATCTGTTCCACCTGGTCAAGCAGCTGGCGAGCACGAAGCTGGAGCTCTGTTAACTTATCCTTAGCAGCAATCTCAGGGTAGTTGTTGGCATGCTCCCCAACCTGGATATCCAGGTGTACACGCTACGAGGAAACAGGAATGAATGAGTGGGTGCCGCCTACTGTCTGTTACTGTTATGGAGTCCGTTCTCGTCtctggctgaggcagaagggcaAGCCTGGTCTCCCCAGTTCTGACCGTGCGCACCTGCTTCCCCCAAAAGgcaagattaaaagaaaaagaatgaaagatggCAATAGATCAAAGGAAAAACTCTCAGTATGAGCTTCTTACCAGTTTGCCTCCAGCGAAGAGAGCCATCCTGGTGGAGTTGGAGTGCAGACAAATCTGATGGTCACCGGGTGTGTGCGACGTGAACGTGAAGCGGCCCTCGGAACCATATTGCCGGGACAGTACCACCTGCAATATGCATCAGGCCCCAACTTTACAACGACCTCTCAAAATGCAAGATCTGATACCTAGAGATCTTTTCTCAGGACCGAGGCTACCGGTACTTTACATCCCATAATGACATTAATGGACTTCTGACACCCGCTAGAGCTTTCCGGGGAAGGCGTGTTTACCTTGCCGTCCGGGTCCTTCACTTCTACATGCATGCCCAGGCCAGGGGTCGAGGGAAGGAAGACCTCCTTCTGCTTGTCCCACATCTGGGTTCGATAGTTGCCTGCGGGGCAGACACACAGTCACGACCGGGGGCCCCCAACAGGCGGCCCCAGGGCGCTGGGCAGGGGACCTGGCGCCCTCAAGGCACCGTCAGGATGGGGGCGAGCTGACAGGGGAGGAGGGGCCCTTCCGAGGGCCAGGCGAAAACAAAGGGCCTCTCCACCCTCAGCCCCCTGACCGATGACCATGGTCTCGTCGGGTATTTCCTCGATGAAGCAACGCTTCTCAGTCTCGCCGATGTGGAAATAGAGCCCATGGGCACCAGCAGCACACACAGTGAGCACCAGCAGCGCAAACCACACCATCGCCTGCAGCCGCTTGACCCCGACACCTGCCATCGTGCCTCAACTCCGCGCATGCGCACGCTCGCGCACTGGTCAGCGTTTGCGCATCAGCAGGAAAGTGGAAGTGCGCCTGCGCGGTGTTGCGGGTCCTGCGCTCCCTTACCCAGCTCTGTCCATCCCAAACCCCGTTGGAAACCTCAGTTTTGCACTTCTCTGCGCCTGCGCTGCTGTTAGCGTAGACTAGCCACACGGAGGGAAAATGCCTGCGCGGTGATTCTGCCCAACGCAACTGTCTCTAGTTGTTAGCCTTAAGAGCTTTTGCCTATGCACCGCTCTGTGCCAGCGCACTGTGTAAGGTGCTAGGCCACCTTGGGAGATGTTTATCCCCTAACCGAGGCCTGAACagcctgagttcttttttttttttttttttttggtttttcgagacagggtttctctgtggctttggagcctgtcctggaactagctcttgtagaccaggctggNNNNNNNNNNNNNNNNNNNNNNNNNNNNNNNNNNNNNNNNNNNNNNNNNNNNNNNNNNNNNNNNNNNNNNNNNNNNNNNNNNNNNNNNNNNNNNNNNNNNttctctgtggctttggagcctgtcctggaactagctcttgtagaccaggctggtctcgaactcacagagatccgcctgcctctgccttccgagtgctgggattaaaggcgtgcgccaccaccgcccggcctagccTGAGTTCTTATTCTCAGTGCCAGAAGCAAGTGAACCATTCTCATGAGCACGTTACAGAAACACATTAGTGTCATCTCACAATTTCAGGACTTGTTGAGTAACAAATTTACAAGTTAGCTTCATCGGCCACAATTTCCCTAGTAGTATCAATTTGGCAAGCACCtgggttgtttgcttgttttggggcAGGGTTCCAAGTGTCCGAGGTTGGCCTGCATTTTGCTACGTGGCTTAGAAATTGTGATCCTTCGGTCTCCAGCCCCTGAGCAGGGTTGAAAGAcatgattaacagcgcccccattcagcacaatgcagtttggagagaaataactgcgcccatattcccaaatattgtttataaatatttttttacacttaaagggaatatgatatagagatgaataatttgcactgatatgaatcttggtttactgatactaatttaaggtcagttttgttatatgcatatttctgatcttgattaaggtattgtgattgtgtagttcatttaaaaatgtataattaggaaacaTAGGTTGTTACTGGGTAATCATTgataacagtcaagcttgtagtcatgttagttagattttctagatatatagagatatatttcagttagataggcattcttcatatctttcaaaggcaacagaatatggcatttaaaatgttttataacttaggatttttcatgacagtgagacatatctgctcctggcagcaccagctacttcaagaggaagatgggcattgaagaggctccttatggggttggttagccatttgggcaagaaactggtcttgcctggactgttgcataaactggacatgaagaacctgcagagaggactgctgaacttgcctaaaggtgagatgatccttcagggtccctgcttcatgaaagagtctgcgagacattctgcaggatacagaaaaaaagtgactgaactttcttagaattttcctgcttcctggaaaagtctgctggatgccatgggcctgtaggctgaagatggatgccccaacagtacaaaaaaactatgggtgattgtccaggcagcaagatgtctctgtcatttccagagttttgaaagttgcttacttcttgtttacttaggtaatattatatccttctggagctttgatggagttgaagaatagatagatatagttatagttttcctttg
Above is a window of Microtus ochrogaster isolate Prairie Vole_2 unplaced genomic scaffold, MicOch1.0 UNK6, whole genome shotgun sequence DNA encoding:
- the Tmed4 gene encoding transmembrane emp24 domain-containing protein 4, whose product is MAGVGVKRLQAMVWFALLVLTVCAAGAHGLYFHIGETEKRCFIEEIPDETMVIGNYRTQMWDKQKEVFLPSTPGLGMHVEVKDPDGKVVLSRQYGSEGRFTFTSHTPGDHQICLHSNSTRMALFAGGKLRVHLDIQVGEHANNYPEIAAKDKLTELQLRARQLLDQVEQIQKEQDYQRYREERFRLTSESTNQRVLWWSIAQTVILILTGIWQMRHLKSFFEAKKLV